Within Alphaproteobacteria bacterium 33-17, the genomic segment AAAATCATAGCTAATAAGAATAAATATAAAACTATTGCAGTTCTTGATCAGGTAACCGACCCCCACAATGTTGGCGCTATTATAAGAAGTGCTGTTTCTTTTAGTGTGAACTGCCTTATAATGCCTGAGCATAACTCAGTGATTGATTCCCCTACTCTTGCAAAATCTGCATCAGGCGGATTAGAGTCTATTGCTATTGCCATGGGTAACCTTACCAAAATCCTTGAAAAACTCAAAGATAATGAATACTGGATTTTCGGCATGGATGGTAAAGCTAGACAAGAAGTTAGTTATGTAAATAAGTTTGAGTATAAAGCAATTGTATTAGGATCGGAAGGCACAGGAATCAGACCACTTGTTGCAAAAACATGCGATGATCTGA encodes:
- a CDS encoding 23S rRNA (guanosine(2251)-2'-O)-methyltransferase RlmB; its protein translation is MSKPIYLYGKHVIESIINSKARKIYQIISSDSNFINLYKKQFDTTFLDNKAITKLLPEGSVHGGYAIQCSPKDIVSVEKIIANKNKYKTIAVLDQVTDPHNVGAIIRSAVSFSVNCLIMPEHNSVIDSPTLAKSASGGLESIAIAMGNLTKILEKLKDNEYWIFGMDGKARQEVSYVNKFEYKAIVLGSEGTGIRPLVAKTCDDLIKINMTGLVESLNVSNAAAICFYEIFKDPK